DNA sequence from the Timaviella obliquedivisa GSE-PSE-MK23-08B genome:
GGACAAAGCTGCCCATCAATAATACCCTTCAAGAAATTCGTATTCCCATGGATGCCGGATTTGCTGGACAAGTTGCCACTACTGGAGAACCTGTCCTGATTCCCTTCGACCTTTATGAACATGTCAATGCCGAAACCGCCAGAGAAACCGATCAAAAAACGGGCTATCGGACTTGCAGTATGTTGTGTATGCCCGTGTTCAATGCGGCTGGCGAACTGATCGCCGTCACCCAACTCATTAACAAGCGCCGCCAAGGTGAATTTCCTCCCTACGACCCCGCCACTTACCCCGAAGCGCCGGAATGCTGGAGAGCCAGCTTTAACCGTAACGATCAGGAATTCATGAAGGCGTTTAACATTCAGGCGGGGGTAGCCCTGCAAAACGCCAAATTGTTTGCCATGGTGAAGCAACAAGAGCAAATGCAGCGAGACATTTTACGATCACTTTCCAACGGTGTAATTTCTACGGACAAAGAAGGCAAAATTATTGCTGCCAACGAAAGCGCCAAAAAGCTGTTGGGGTTAAATGCCAACGATCCTATTAAAGGAAAATCTGTAACAGATCTAATTCGCCTGGAAAAGGGTGAGTTCTATAAATGGTTTCAAACTGCGATCGCCGCTAAAGACGCAATTAGCCGCAACCAATATTATCCTGACCAAACCTTGCTTCCAGTTAAGGGCATAGAACAGCACAGCATTCACTTATCCATCAACACGATCGCCGATTCTAACGACGAGCAGAAAGTGTCTGGAGCGCTAGTAGTCATGGACGATATTAGCGATGCCAAACGGCTTAAAAGTACCATGTATCGCTATATGTCTCAAGAGCTAGCAGAGCAGTTGTTGAGTAGTGGACAAACGAATTTGGGGGGCGATCGCAAAGATGTAACCGTCCTATTTTCTGACATTCGTAGCTATACCACGCTGACTGAAACCATGGCAGCCGAGGATGTTGTCGCCATGCTGAACGAATATTTTGAAACCATGGTAGAGGCAGTTTTCAACTTTAAAGGAACGCTAGATAAATACATTGGCGATGCCATTATGGCGGTGTTTGGTTCACCCTTAGCACTGGATGATCATGCTTGGATGGCAGTGCAGTCCTCGATAGAAATGCGTCACCGGTTATCAATTTTTAACGCCTCTCGCACCAATAAAGAACAAATCAAAATTGGTATGGGAATTAACTCTGACAGCGTGATTAGTGGCAACATTGGCTGTAGTAAGCGCATGGAGTTTACCGCAATTGGCGATGGTGTTAACCTGGGCTCTCGTTTAGAAAGCGCCAGTAAACAGTACGGCTGCGACATTGTGCTGAGCGAATCTACTTACCGTCCTTGTGCCGATCGCGTTTGGGCAAGGGAGCTAGATTGGATTCGGGTGAAGGGGAAAAATCAGCCCGTCAGCGTCTATGAATTAGTAGGACTACAGCCAGACCCGATCGCCGATCAAAAGAAATGGGCGATCGATCTCTATCACGAAGGGCGATCGCATTATCTCAATCGCAAATTCACCAGCGCCATGACTTCGTTTGGCAGAATACTAGAAGAAATTGACAATCACGACAAACCCTCTGTCATGCATCTGCAACGCTGTCAGCATTGGCTCAGCCATCCGCCCACCGACGAACAGTGGCAAGAGGGCGTATGGACAATGACGGAGAAGTAAAGATTTTTAGAATTCTGCGCTCAAAGGAAACCGGGGAAACGGAATTACGTCTCGGATATTCTGCATCCCCGTCATAAACTGTACCAGTCGCTCAAACCCTAGCCCAAACCCTGCATGGGGCACAGTGCCATAACGCCGCAAGTCCATATACCACCATAGTTCTTCCTGTGGAATATTTCGTTCTTGCATCCGACGTTCTAACATATCTAAACGTTCTTCCCGCTGAGAACCGCCTACGATTTCGCCAATCTTAGGTGCCAGAATATCCATTGCACTCACCGTTCTTTGATCATCATTCAAGCGCATATAAAATGCTTTAATATCAGCAGGATAATCAGTGACAATGACTGGCTTCTTAAAGAGTTCTTCAGCTAGGTAACGCTCGTGTTCTGACTGCAGATCTAAACCCCAGGAAACAGGATATTCAAACGTCCGATCGCTCTTCTCCAGTAGGGCGATCGCCTCAGTATAGGTAATCCGTCCAAACTCACTACTAATAATATTCTCTGCGGTTTGCAACACCGAATCATCAATGCGTTGATTAAAAAATTCCATGTCTTCTGGGCAAGTTTCCATCACGTGTTTAAATACGTACTTTAGAAACGCCTCTGCCAGTTCCATATTGCCTTCTAACGCACAAAACGCCATCTCAGGTTCCACCATCCAAAACTCTGCTAGATGGCGAGACGTATTAGAATTTTCAGCACGGAAGGTGGGCCCAAACGTGTAGACATTGGTGAAAGACAACGCCATAATTTCTGCCTCAAGCTGACCACTGACCGTCAGGTAAGCAGGCTTGCCAAAAAAGTCTTTACCGTAGTCAACCTCTTGGCTTCCAGTTTGCGGGACTTTTTTTAAATCTAGCGTCGTGACTGCAAACAGTTCTCCTGCGCCTTCGGCATCGCTAGCAGTAATAATGGGCGTGTGTATCCACAAAAAGTCCTGCTCTTGAAAAAAGTTGTGAATGGCAGTAGCGCAGGCATTACGCACCCTAAAAACGGCTCCCAGAGAGTTAGTGCGCGATCGCAAATGCCCAATAGTCCTTAAAAACTCAAACGAATGCCGTTTCTTTTGCAGTGGATACGTCTCCGGATCAGCGCCCCCATAAACCGTAACTGAGGTAGCTCTCAGTTCCACTCGCTGCCCCTTCCCCAAAGACGGAGCCAATACCCCAGAAATCTCGACCGATGCACCTGTATTAAGCTGCCGAATGACATTGTTGTAATTTGGCAAGTCTTGATTCACTACCACCTGCAAGCCTGCCAACGAAGAGCCATCGTTTACCTCAACAAAGGAAAACTCTTTTTGCTCGCGCTTGGTGCGCACCCAAGCCTGAACCATCACAGTTTCGTCAGGTTGTCCGTTTCTAAGAAGGTCGAGAATGCGGCGGGTCATCATAGGAAGCTAGAGAAGTGACACTTACAGGTCAGTTTAACTTAAGCTTGTCATAGGAAAGCGATCGCCACTTGAACCCTAATGACCATGAGTAGGACAAGGCGGAGCAGAAATAGAGCGATCGAGCCAGCCCACCGATTGCTGAAGTCGTTCCAAAGCCTCTGGCGGTTGATCCTTGAGCAGATAGAGGAGCGCCATTGCAGTCTGTTCTGCCGCTCTAGCTTTGCGGTTCGCCTTCAGTTGATGCCAGTCAGAAGGGGCGATCGCCAACCGTTCTGCCAATGCCTGTGCCAGTTCTACCGTGCTTAGTTCTGCCACGGGCTGCGATGCATCAACCCCTTTTGGAATAAATGATGGCACCAGAGGGAAGTTTACTGAGCGATCGGGGGTAATTTTTTGGGTAAAGTCAGCCATAATCGATTATCAATTGCGCTACTGGTGATTCGCTACAGCCGCCCTGGCTGCCCGCTTCTCTACTCTACACTGCCCATCCTTAATCATCCCAATGTCACCCCAAACGTCCTCTCCTGGTTCCGACGATGCCTCTTCCCACGACCTAGAGGGAATGGATTTTGAGCAAACCCTGCAAGAATTTGAGCGATCGCTCCTGCTGCTCAAGGCTCGATATGCTCAAGTTCAATCTGACCAGCAAATTCAGCAAGACCTCAAACAAGAACTAACCCAAGTCCAGCAACACGTCTTGCAGAGTCGCTCTAAAAAAAGACAAATTGAACTCAAGCGCGAATTAAAACAACTTAAGGCGCGCCTAGAAGAAACAGAGTTGGCATTGGAAAGTCAGCTATTTTCTTGGGGCGGTTTGAGAGAAGTGTTTTGGCAAGCAGTTCGGTTTGGCGGACTGGGTGTAGTGATTGGGTGGTTGCTAAAAGGTTGGGCAGAATGATGCTCAAAATGATTAATCTCGTAGAGTATAGAAACAAGTCAGGATTTATTAGGAGTTGCCCTCTGTGCTTAACCTTCGCAAAAGCTATGTTTTAGATGAAAATCATAAGGCGATCGCCGTCCAAATTCCCATTGAAGAATTTGAACAGATTGAGGAGATCCTAGAAAATCATGGTTTGGTCAGTTTGATTTCGGAAAACGACGAGAGCGAAAGGCTCCCCAAAACTGAAGCCCTAGCTTACTACCAATCGATCAAAGAGGCTCATGTGGACAGTTGAGTATACTCGGAAATTTTTGAAGGAACTCGCAGCCTTACCTCCTGATATTCAAACCCGAGTTGAGCCTATTGTTTTTGAGACTCTTGAGTCAGCAAATCCTTTTGAATTAGGCTGCCTAGAGAAAATGAAGGGCTATCCTGATAAATACAAAATTCGTCTTGGCGACTATCGAATTGGCATTACGCTGGATAAGAGAAGTTATTTGCTCAGTACTTTCGCTCCTGCGGCTCAAACATATTAATCGTCACGGGCATATGACGAATATCAACGCCAGCAGACGAGTAGTAAGCCAGGGTATGTTTGAGGCAATTAACATCGTCTCGCTCGGTGTAGTCTTCACGGCAATGGGCACCTCGGCTTTCCTTACGGTTCAGCGCTCCAGTAAGGATCATCTCGCCCACAATCAGTAGACTTTGCAGTTCTAGCGCTTCAATCAATTCGGTGTTCCAGCTTTTAGCTTTATCATCCAGATAAATTTGCTGTGCCTGCTGCCGAATTTCTTGAAGTTTGGCTAAGCCTTCCTGCATGAGGCTTTCATTACGGAATACGCCACAATACTCTGTCATGCAGTCTTGGAACGTTTGGCGGATCTGGGCAATGCGGTATTGTCCGGGTTGGTTAATTAAGCCTTGAATTTGCTGCTGGGCTTCGGTGAGATAGCGTTGCTCGTTGATTTCGGGGAGCTTGCGGGTTTGGATGTACTGGGCGATCGCCCGTCCCGTTCTTCTGCCATACACCACGCATTCCAACAGCGAATTACTGCCCAACCGATTCGCGCCATGCACCGACACACAAGCCGCCTCGCCTGCTGCAAAGAATCCTTCCACAAATCCGTCGGCACTGCTGCGCACTCGTCCATCCGTATTGGTGGGAATGCCGCCCATGGAATAGTGAATGGTGGGGCGGACGGGCATTGGCTGGGTCACGGCATCAATGCCAACTAAGCGATGGGCTTCTTCCCAACAGAAGGGCACGCGGCTCATGATTTTTTCTTTACCCATGTGCCGTAAGTCGAGGTAAATGAAAGGACCTCCGGCGCTGCCATCTAGATTGACTCCGCGTCCGGCGCGAATTTCGCGGGTGATGGCGCGGGAAGTGATGTCACGCGGGGCAAGTTCCATGCGGCTAGGGGCGTAGGTTGCCATAAAGCGATCGCCCTCGCTGTTAATTAAATATGCGCCCTCGCCGCGCACTGCTTCGGAAATTAATACGCCGACAGGATATAACCCAGTAGGATGAAACTGGACAAACTCCATATCTTCCAGCGGCAATCCGGCGATCGCGGTCATTGCCAACCCATCGCCCGTAGAGGCATAGTCATTCGATGTCGTGTTGTAGACCCGCCCGTATCCACCCGTGGCAAACATCACCGCCTTTGCCCGCACCACTTCCACCCGCTGATCCAAAATGTGGAACATCACCAAGCCCTTTGCCTGTCCTTCTTCTAGGATCAAGCGCATGACATACCACTCGTCGTAAATCTTGACTCCATAGCGCCTGAGATTACTGACCAACTCGTGCAAAATGGCATGACCTGTTTTATCAGCAGCGTAACAGGTGCGATTGTGAGAATGCCCTCCAAAAGCTCGCTGCGCAATGCGTCCATCGGGCAACCGCGAGAACAACACGCCCATGTGCTCTAGCTCAATCACCACATCGGGGGCTTCCTGCGTCAGGATGGCGACTGCATCTTGGTCGGCAAGATAATCTGAGCCTTTCACTGTATCAAAAGCATGGGCTTCCCAAGTATCGGTCGCATCAACATTTTTTAGTGTGGCTGCCATACCGCCCTGAGCCGCAACCGAGTGGGAGCGGATGGGATGGGTTTTAGCGACGATCGCCACACTGAACTGAGGGTTACTTTTAGCAATTTCCAACGCCGCCCTCGATCCTGCCAACCCGCCACCCACAATCATTACGTCATGCTCAATCATAGTTCAGCCGCTCGTGCCTGCAAATTGCCACTCCTTTTATAGTGATGCAAATCCAAGGGAAGCAGGAAAAAATAGTGAAGTTCTTTAGAAAGAAGCGCCTATCTTCACGTCCATTTGGAGCACAGCGTCGTATATCTGATTGTTGCGCTCCATTGAGATATGGTTACTTTTTCTACAGAGCTAAAAGATACCAGTTTGCAGTTGTTCAAGGATTATCAGCAGAGCCGCTCTGTTGAAATTCGGAATCGGTTAGTGATGCTGAATTTGGGCTGCGTTCGTAAAGAGGCTTATCACTGGGCAGGTCGATCCACAGAGAGCTATGAGGATTTGGTTCAGGTCGGTTGCTTGGGCTTAATTCGGGCGATCGAGCGATTTGATTTATCCCAAGGCTACGCCCTAACGACGTTTGCCGTTCCCTATATTCAGGGAGACATTCGGCATCACTTGCGCGATCGCCAAAGCCTAGTGCGAATTCCTCGACGTTGGCAATCACTGCAATTTCAATCTAATCAAATAACTCAACAGTTCCAAATTCAGCAGCACCGCCCGCCAACAGATACTGAAGTTTCGAGGGCACTCGGTATTTCTCTAGGCGAATGGCGATCGATCAAACTAGCAAAGCAGAATCGTGTGCCCTTAAGCTTAGATCGACCGATGGAAGAAGGCGATTGTTCTCTGCAAGATTCATTATGCAACAGTTTAGAAAGTCAATGGGTACAGGAAGAACGACT
Encoded proteins:
- a CDS encoding type II toxin-antitoxin system RelE/ParE family toxin, translated to MWTVEYTRKFLKELAALPPDIQTRVEPIVFETLESANPFELGCLEKMKGYPDKYKIRLGDYRIGITLDKRSYLLSTFAPAAQTY
- a CDS encoding succinate dehydrogenase/fumarate reductase flavoprotein subunit — its product is MIEHDVMIVGGGLAGSRAALEIAKSNPQFSVAIVAKTHPIRSHSVAAQGGMAATLKNVDATDTWEAHAFDTVKGSDYLADQDAVAILTQEAPDVVIELEHMGVLFSRLPDGRIAQRAFGGHSHNRTCYAADKTGHAILHELVSNLRRYGVKIYDEWYVMRLILEEGQAKGLVMFHILDQRVEVVRAKAVMFATGGYGRVYNTTSNDYASTGDGLAMTAIAGLPLEDMEFVQFHPTGLYPVGVLISEAVRGEGAYLINSEGDRFMATYAPSRMELAPRDITSRAITREIRAGRGVNLDGSAGGPFIYLDLRHMGKEKIMSRVPFCWEEAHRLVGIDAVTQPMPVRPTIHYSMGGIPTNTDGRVRSSADGFVEGFFAAGEAACVSVHGANRLGSNSLLECVVYGRRTGRAIAQYIQTRKLPEINEQRYLTEAQQQIQGLINQPGQYRIAQIRQTFQDCMTEYCGVFRNESLMQEGLAKLQEIRQQAQQIYLDDKAKSWNTELIEALELQSLLIVGEMILTGALNRKESRGAHCREDYTERDDVNCLKHTLAYYSSAGVDIRHMPVTINMFEPQERKY
- the asnS gene encoding asparagine--tRNA ligase, yielding MMTRRILDLLRNGQPDETVMVQAWVRTKREQKEFSFVEVNDGSSLAGLQVVVNQDLPNYNNVIRQLNTGASVEISGVLAPSLGKGQRVELRATSVTVYGGADPETYPLQKKRHSFEFLRTIGHLRSRTNSLGAVFRVRNACATAIHNFFQEQDFLWIHTPIITASDAEGAGELFAVTTLDLKKVPQTGSQEVDYGKDFFGKPAYLTVSGQLEAEIMALSFTNVYTFGPTFRAENSNTSRHLAEFWMVEPEMAFCALEGNMELAEAFLKYVFKHVMETCPEDMEFFNQRIDDSVLQTAENIISSEFGRITYTEAIALLEKSDRTFEYPVSWGLDLQSEHERYLAEELFKKPVIVTDYPADIKAFYMRLNDDQRTVSAMDILAPKIGEIVGGSQREERLDMLERRMQERNIPQEELWWYMDLRRYGTVPHAGFGLGFERLVQFMTGMQNIRDVIPFPRFPLSAEF
- a CDS encoding GAF domain-containing protein, giving the protein MEASSHLPATLDCEPLDYESVRIVEASTWTNTIDTTPPSPAILTSSALSTPTSSTLTTRKGSCSTFLAPLTQDTFKQVVTDVESKLQVVNQTLSMLDSVLDSQGFDAILNEMLRSITLKTGELLNADRTTIFLVDEEKDELWSIVAKDDNGSHLELRFPLSVGIAGEAATQRKVVNIPYDFYDDPRSQAAQEFDRKNHYRTYTMLAMPLLNEAGSLVAVVQLINKLKLNSHSKAVLEDKIDLAGFTAHDEQVFCDFAPSIRLILESSRSFYKATQQQRAASALMKATKALSQSGLDLEETLGKVMDEAKELMQADRSTLWLLDCDRHQLWTKLPINNTLQEIRIPMDAGFAGQVATTGEPVLIPFDLYEHVNAETARETDQKTGYRTCSMLCMPVFNAAGELIAVTQLINKRRQGEFPPYDPATYPEAPECWRASFNRNDQEFMKAFNIQAGVALQNAKLFAMVKQQEQMQRDILRSLSNGVISTDKEGKIIAANESAKKLLGLNANDPIKGKSVTDLIRLEKGEFYKWFQTAIAAKDAISRNQYYPDQTLLPVKGIEQHSIHLSINTIADSNDEQKVSGALVVMDDISDAKRLKSTMYRYMSQELAEQLLSSGQTNLGGDRKDVTVLFSDIRSYTTLTETMAAEDVVAMLNEYFETMVEAVFNFKGTLDKYIGDAIMAVFGSPLALDDHAWMAVQSSIEMRHRLSIFNASRTNKEQIKIGMGINSDSVISGNIGCSKRMEFTAIGDGVNLGSRLESASKQYGCDIVLSESTYRPCADRVWARELDWIRVKGKNQPVSVYELVGLQPDPIADQKKWAIDLYHEGRSHYLNRKFTSAMTSFGRILEEIDNHDKPSVMHLQRCQHWLSHPPTDEQWQEGVWTMTEK
- a CDS encoding sigma-70 family RNA polymerase sigma factor, which encodes MVTFSTELKDTSLQLFKDYQQSRSVEIRNRLVMLNLGCVRKEAYHWAGRSTESYEDLVQVGCLGLIRAIERFDLSQGYALTTFAVPYIQGDIRHHLRDRQSLVRIPRRWQSLQFQSNQITQQFQIQQHRPPTDTEVSRALGISLGEWRSIKLAKQNRVPLSLDRPMEEGDCSLQDSLCNSLESQWVQEERLCLHHVLSQIETQTRNVLEFVFVHDLTQRETAEKLGISIITVSRRLKKGLQLLRNLMEGMVL